The Ahaetulla prasina isolate Xishuangbanna chromosome 11, ASM2864084v1, whole genome shotgun sequence genome contains a region encoding:
- the CLIC2 gene encoding chloride intracellular channel protein 2 encodes MATWLRNPLKEPEIELFVKAGLDGQNIGNCPFCQSLFMVLWLKGVRFNVTTVDMTRKPDELKDLAPGINPPFLVFNKELKTDFLKIEDFLEQTLSPPKYPQLTPQNKESVDVGRNIFAKFSAYIKNPHKEANKNLEKALLKEFQRLDDYLRNPLPEEVDQNCAEDFLVSERKFLDGNRMTLADCNLLPKLNIIKIAAKKYRNFEIPLEMTALWRYLHHAYARNEFSHTCPADEEIERTYASVAKKMS; translated from the exons ATGGCGACTTGGCTTCGTAATCCCCTCAAGGAACCAGAGATCGAGCTGTTTGTAAAG GCTGGCTTGGATGGACAGAACATCGGAAACTGCCCGTTCTGTCAAAGCCTCTTTATGGTGTTATGGCTCAAAGGTGTCAGATTTAATGTCACCACCGTGGATATGACAAG GAAACCTGATGAACTGAAGGATTTGGCCCCCGGCATCAACCCTCCGTTTTTAGTGTTCAACAAGGAGCTGAAAACAGATTTTCTGAAGATTGAAGATTTTCTGGAGCAGACCCTCTCACCACCAAA GTACCCACAGCTCACTCCCCAAAACAAGGAGTCCGTGGATGTGGGCAgaaacatttttgccaaattcTCCGCATACATCAAGAACCCCCATAAGGAAGCAAATAAAA ATCTGGAGAAAGCTTTGCTGAAAGAGTTCCAGCGCTTGGATGATTACTTAAGAAACCCCCTGCCTGAAGAAGTTGATCAGAATTGTGCTGAAGACTTTCTGGTTTCTGAAAGGAAATTCCTGGATGGAAACCGGATGACATTGGCAGACTGCAACCTTCTCCCCAAACTCAACATCATCAAG atTGCCGCCAAGAAGTATCGCAACTTTGAGATCCCTTTGGAGATGACTGCACTTTGGCGCTATCTCCACCATGCTTATGCCCGGAATGAGTTCAGCCACACTTGTCCAGCTGACGAAGAGATCGAACGCACTTACGCCAGCGTGGCTAAGAAGATGAGTTAA